In Ornithodoros turicata isolate Travis chromosome 1, ASM3712646v1, whole genome shotgun sequence, the DNA window CGGCTGAAGCACCAGCTCGGCCCTTGTACGTAGTTCCTCGTAGGAGACGCCAGTCATTCCATTTGCGCTCCAGTGCTTTATCATATAATCAACGTTATCAGAGTACGAAAATGGAGCGAGTTCAAAAGGAATGGTACGAATGGTATCCTGTATCACGGTCTTAAAAATTGTGCGGCTCATTATAAAGGTCTTTGAAACTTGCGTTGTAGTTAAATATTCAACAAGTTTAAGAATGTAGTTGCGCCAGTGTCGATTGATTTCGTCAAATGCATCGAAAATTATAAAAATCTCGAAGGGGATCCCATTCTGCACACTTTGCTGAAACAAGAAGAACTCCAGCCCTGTTTTCTGTACTCCGCATAAATCGGCCAAATGTAGCAAGTATCCGGCATCCGTTTCCGTGACAACTGATTCAACTTTGTTTGGCAGGTCTACGTGCAGCACGCATCTCTTCGTACCTGCATGTTTTTTCAGTTCTTCGGACAGCCGAGATGCCAACGCGCTCTTGCCGATTCCGGGAGCACCACAGACGACGACAACTTTTTCCGGTAACTGCAGGAGGTCATCCTCGTCATGGTACACTACTTCCATGAATGGAAAACGTCCAGGGCACTTCGAGTGAGTCTTGACAGATATTCCCGGAATCTCGCTGTACTGCAGCAGATGTATCACTTTGTTGTTTTGAAGATACGCTTTCACCATGTACTCATGTTGCTCAATGTCGTTGTGAAGAACAAACCTTTCAAAGTTGCCACAGCACCAACTTTTCTGAACCCGTTGGTGAGGTGGAAGAAACTTAGAAACTGTCTCTCCGGAACATCCATAGAAAGCAAATGCGTCGCTGGGAGAATGAAGTTTTGCTTCGTTCACCTCAGTAAACCGTTTCAGTTTCCGTTTGACGTACGTTTCACCAACATCGTGTTTTAATCCACAAGGTGTGGGTCCTACGACTATGTCAGGCGTCTTACAGAGCCCCAGGAAGGTTGAGGTATCGATGAAAGCTGAAAAGTTGTCGAAATCTATGACGTCCTGAAGTTCAAACCTGTAATTACATTCTTGGAAACGGATGCGGGACGCCTTTCTGATCCGATCCTTGCATTCTAGGGTGATGTTTTTCATGTGCGCCGTGTCGACATCGGCGACATCGTACTTGCTCGAAAAGAACTGGTCGGTCCGAACTTTTTCAACGAAGTGTGCTTTCTCATCCTCTCGAACGATCAGAATGACTTTCGGGTCAACCACATCGGAAATTTCGCTGAGCACTTTGAGTATtttacaatttttttctctATCGTCGCACGTAATAAGCACAAGGTTGCATTTGTTCACGACCAACACATCCTCTAAGATTTCGTCATACTGGGAGGCATCGAAGAATATGTATGACAAGCCCGTAGACTTGACATAATCGTGAACAAGTATCTCGAGTAGCGAGACTTCGCGACCTGCAAGAACCAGGAGTGGAACATTCTCCGTGTTCAAGCTTTTTAGTGGCTCCCCAAACACTACCCCCAGTGCTTCGGTGCTGCGTGCCTTGTCGAGTCTGATATTTTCCGTCATAATATTATGTGCATCTTTACTCGGAGAAGCAATCAGGCTGTGTGCAACCAGATCCGGAACAATATACTGCTGGTAGAATTGAAGCAATTCCGGCGTCTGTGACCGTAATACTTCTATTCCTTGTCCGGAAATGCTGTGCAGTGCGAGAATATGAGGCACACGAACAATCATTTCCTCCTCCTCATCGTAGTCGAGGGCCAACCTGAGTATCTCGTCTaatttttcctttctcttcTCAATTTGTCCAATGATCTTCTGATAATTGAGTTTCCTCTCCATAACGTGGCTATGATAAGGCTTTCCACCATTTCGATACACCGCATGGAGGGCGAAATGACAAAGCTCGTGGGCCAGCgttccatggaggaaggaaacacaggagcggccgtttcgagcagatttgcgtgggacccctctggcggtcgcctctgtcaaaaccgccattacttcctgtccaccacgtgatcctctctaaagtttcggtttggcaacgctttgttgctagcgctgcttttcgtgcttttatgcttttccaaagtcacttactcttaacatgtgagcaccactgcggaaacaacgttttgttaacgtgttcttaccgcggttgcggctctCGTTCAACAGGTAGCAGCTCTGTcgcgggaataacgtttcattcgtaagtacgtacttgatcggtgtgtttcgtacccctgtctgtgagagagtcatcttgaatcgttcctttccaagctggcgctgtgctacagctgcagattcaattgatttcctccatcgttgtacaaatttgattactggcacgctttaccacttcagcaacaaacacacaaaacgcggccacgtcgtcacacaaacatcgctgccgcgaatgatgtttctagtcctgcgtggttgtcctgcagatcctgaccggtcttgtagtagaagggtaaaataagagtaaacctccgaacacacacaaataaagctggacgcgccgcgttcatcacaatgcagttatctgaactgcaaggCAATCACGACTCCTCTCGTCTGCTTTGgaagctggcctgcgcatgctcttggggtcatgtgagcggtcacatggtagacaggagcatcccagaatgcagtgcgaagttggcacgcccgtcccaatggcaaaaacttcgaagggccgctcctgtgtttccttcctccatgcagcGTTCCAATAACTTCGTTGAGAGGAAGTGACCCCGCTGCAATAAAAATTTCTTCCGCTTCGTAGTCCGTTATTCCGCAATTGGATCTATTCCGACACCCTATCATCGGCTGAACATCACATCTCTcgaagtcgaatcgaatatttaGATGGTGCGCCAGAGCAGATACCTGTAGAATCGGGCGAAGTAACTTAATGCTGTCGAGTACGTGGAAAATGTGGTCGATTTTCGTTGCAAACTCGGGGATGTTCGTCTGACTCGCCGTCCTTCTTTTTAACTGGTTTACGTAGGAGTCCTCATATTTCGTTACAAACTTGCGCTGTCTTTGAAGTTCATGTCGTTCAATCCTGTCGCTGTTGTGCGACAGCAGCAGACTGTAGATGTAGAAAGCTTTCTCCTTCACCGCTATGTACATGGCCGACTTTTTCGTTTCAGGATGCAACCATAGCCTCAGATGAGGTGCTGCTCGGAGGCATTCTTGTACCTGGACATGATCTTTTTTCTCGATCGCCTCGTGTATTTTCCTTCGTATGTCTTCCCACTGAGATGACTTCTCCTGATCCATATTGGAATTTGTTTTGCACGGGAACATACCCTGTGACAGAGAGACGTGTTACCTACATTATGAACCTAATAAGACATAGTATGACAGCTATCCTATGCACATGTCCTTGGTTTTAGCTTTAATTTGAAATATGGCGCGCTTGTGGATAGCAGGGTCAAAGATCAAGAGCAATTTACTGAGACAGAAAGTAGAAAAACCCTTACTCCGGACTCTTGGTGCGAGTCCTGTAATACAGTTCCTTAAGCAAACAAATATTCAGCCAGTAGCCCTTAAGTGGAGAACTACGCTAATATGCAACATTTAATAAATACACAAACAAACATGTAACAACGGAGAACGTGTACGGGGTTAAAGAGCATCTGTTGTAAGAATATGTCTCTACGAAGGGGAAAGCTTCAGCTCTTTTTGATGTACGTAGATTCTAAATACTTCCTAGCTCAACCAGCAATGAATTCCAGATGTTAGAACCAGAAAGAACAATGAAAAACCTATCGAAGGTAGTCCTGGGAGTGGATGGATGTTCATATAGGGTGTTCCCTGAGCGAATATCTTTAAATtcttgaattattattatttatattctTATTTTTGTGGTTTATGTTCTTTAGTTATTCATGGTCTTATCGTACTTCGCCTGCTTATCAGTGATTAAGATATCCCCGCATCCCTTCTCGCGTGATTATTACCTTTGATGTACTTATGCAACACACCAGTAAGTGAGGTAACGAACTGTTCATAGATATCTCGAACTTTGCAGCAATGCGAAAAGTCTAAGGACTACTGAGCAAGCAAACTTTGAACAGCGTTACAATTAACGTGCCTAAAAATATTCGCGTTTTTCATGACCTGTAGGAGGCGCAtctaaactccaacatggcggacgtatccaggttgtcgcttagtttcgattttgagatttctgaactgcaatgctaattctcgatgcgttgaaggcgaacgagtattaaacTCTGCTCATATgcttctggcaggcgtaaccggGTTGTCtaaagagaaggctatagttgtcgcgtattatttgcgaagttccggcgtgtttgatcaaccacacttcgtgaaggtgaatttcacgtttaccaGTTGCGAcgccgaaatagcaagcagcgagtgtcctgcgctgcaggaatgtgagaagagacatgcaagcacacgacACGTGTGATGCAGTTCTCTACAGCTAACATCTactaagtgtgtagcgcgtgtacgaatgtagtttaCAAGTTACACGGTAATGTTGCGACATCTgtgtgtcactggtgcgcatTTTTTTGGGaaacgatgaaggatgaaagtcactgagaaggttagcctgctgtaggactcgaacccacatcttctggattggcggtccagggctctaccaattgagctaagctaacacaccttctcagcgacttccagggtgcgtcatctgaagggacaaaccagctactctctctcactcatcctcctttcactcttacgttTACAGACTCATACagacattcatacgacgggatcgacgcaggcggcaactgttgaacatgaaagaattgatgttctgaggctggaacaacatagaagggacaaatacatacaaagcctcaatttgcctaaaaaattaacgatgaaggatgaaagtcactgtcatcttcaccagctcgcttgcttcctagccattttttaaTGTATACTAATTCGAGATCAGAGATATCGCAGGCAAGAATACCAGCATTTTATCTTCAAGATAATTCCTTATAATATGATAAATTATGGAGCCTATTTCGGGTGAATTAAAAAGATGTTATGGATGACATTATCTGACGATGGCAAAATGACGTAGGTACATCAGTGTAGGTGCATGCCACTGAGTCATTACACACTACATCTATACAGATATCACCAACGACAATAACAGCACATTTTCATGACCATAGCTGGAACATGTGAGGACTTTCCACTGACCAATATAGTAGGCCTACCTGAAGTGGTCGTTTCGAAAAAAGACAACATACTGAAGGCGACCATGTATCAATGTGAACAAAAGTTTATTCAGCAAAGAGAGTTGAAAACCGGATATCTCGTTGCATTCCATGTCAAGTGATCCCAAAGTTCCCTCGACCCCCTTTTAATTTAACGtgattttttgtgtgtatgtggtTCCTTATGACTCTGGAAGCAACAAAACATTGTtcttttctaacgaaattgAAGTTTAGGGGATGCATGGCCCCTCAGAGCTGCAATGTCAGACGAAAACCTATGTCGTTTTGAGCAGACATTACGGCCCATGTAGGGTTCGGAACATAGTAGCAAGCGTCTTACATGATAGGTGAGAGTTCATTTTAACGTATTTAAGCAATTTTTATAATCGCACTGGGCGGGCTCGACCCTTGTGGGATCCACGAAATTGCTGCATTTTCACAACTTcccgttgtttttgttttttttttttttttttttgctgcggcTTACAGTACTTCCGagggactgtttttttttctcgtttaaaCAATGCGATCGCCAttcacaaatatatatatatatatatatagatactcattgaacgatgcgacagcaccagaggacacgtgtttcgccgtgtttgcggctcgtcggccctgggtagctgcgcatcgttcgggattggcaaaccaggggtcactcagcgagcgatatacacctgggagggtgactgagcactcctcaatgccacagtgcaagccagtgaattataaagagggggaaaaagccattaaaaaataattaaatgatgctagacgtgtttgaaattcaaacttacagattaaaatggcttctatggctgcacgtagagaaacagatactcattgaacgatgcgacagcaccagaggacacgtgtttcgccgtgtttgcggctcgtcggccctgggtagctgcgcatcgttcgggattggcaaaccaggggtcactcggcgagcgatatacacctgggagggtgactgagcactcctcaatgccacagtgcaagccagtgaattataaagagggggaaaaagccattaaaaaataattaaatgatgctagacgtgtttgaaattcaaacttacagattaaaatggcttctatggctgcacgtagagaaacagatactcattgaacgatgcgacagcaccagaggacacgtgtttcgccgtgtttgcggctcgtcggccctgggtagctgcgcatcgttcgggattggcaaaccaggggtcactcagcgagcgatatacacctgggagggtgactgagcactcctcaatgccacagtgcaagccagtgaattataaagagggggaaaaagccattaaaaaataattaaatgatgctagacgtgtttgaaattcaaacttacagattaaaatggcttctatggctgcacgtagagaaacagatactcattgaacgatgcgacagcaccagaggacacgtgtttcgccgtgtttgcggctcgtcggccctgggtagctgcgcatcgttcgggattggcaaaccaggggtcactcagcgagcgatatacacctgggagggtgactgagcactcctcaatgccacagtgcaagccagtgaattataaagagggggaaaaagccattaaaaaataattaaatgatgctagacgtgtttgaaattcaaacttacagattaaaatggcttctatggctgcacgtagagaaacagatactcattgaacgatgcgacagcaccagaggacacgtgtttcgccgtgtttgcggctcgtcggccctgggtagctgcgcatcgttcgggattggcaaaccaggggtcactcagcgagcgatatacacctgggagggtgactgagcactcctcaatgccacagtgcaagccagtgaattataaagagggggaaaaagccattaaaaaataattaaatgatgctagacgtgtttgaaattcaaacttacagattaaaatggcttctatggcagccatagaagccattttaatctgtaagtttgaatttcaaacacgtctagcatcatttaattattttttaatggctttttccccctctttataattcactggcttgcactgtggcattgaggagtgctcagtcaccctcccaggtgtatatcgctcgctgagtgacccctggtttgccaatcccgaacgatgcgagTGTCCTAGCACAGCGAGTGTCCTAGCAAGGCACAAGTTTCAAACACTGAAGTGGATTCGGGAAACGAGGAAAGCGGCCCAAGGCATCACTAATTCACTTCCGTGCGCTGATCAACGGGCATCCGGTTGACGCTGTTCTCGACACAGGAGCCACCATCACCTGTGTCAACGAATCTGTTTTCCGCCGGCTCAAGCTACAACTCGTCAATAACTCGAAGATCAGTGTACGACAAGTGAACACGACAACCACCACCTTGGGTCGCACCACCATCCACTTAACCATTGGAAACACAACCAAGACTGTGACCGCCCATGTTCTTCAAAACATGCAACACCAATTTTTGCTTGGATTGGACAGTGCGGTGCTTTTCAATCTTTCTCTGGACTTATCAACGCTCAAGTTGACCTTACGACCGGAGGAGTTATGTGAACAGCTCGCCACTGTCACCACACCAAACCAAGATCAACCCACCGGTGAGTCCAAGTCACCACTTCAATCACATAGCGACCCACTTATCGCTGACATCCTGGAAAAACACTCGTCACTATTCTCAAAATCCCAAACGGATATCGGATCAATATCTCTCGAGAAGCATTCCACCAGTCTGACGAACAACACTCCTATTCGTTATGTGCCCTACCGTACATCATTGGCCGACAAAGAGGAGATAAGCAGACAGGTGGAATCGCTGCTAAATGAAAACTTGATTCGACCATCCCAACCACCCTACGCCTCCCCTGCTGTgcttgcgaaaaaaaaaaggacgaagGGAAGACAAGACTCTGTGTAGACTACCGCAAACTCAATGCAATCACGTAACCTGATCACCAGCCAATTCCCAGAATTGACGACTTGTTGGACGCCTTGGGTAATTCCAGGATATTCACCACACTAGACGTCACGTCAGGGTACTGGCATGTGCATATGACAGAAGAGGACATTCAAAAAACAGCTTTCGTAACTCATAACGGTCACTACGAATGGCTTGTTATGCCTTTTGGCTTACGGAATGCTCCAGCTACATTTCAACGTGTAATTCGGACTCTCATTGAGAAACATCGTCTCAAAAATGTACTTAACTATTTCGACGACATCATCATCCACTCTGAGACAAAAGAACAACATCTCGAGCATCTTGCGGCGGTCCTAAAAGCCCTGGGATCCGAGAATGTCAAACTCAAAAGGAAGAAATGCAAATTTGCCACTACAAGTATCGACTTCCTCGGGCATACCATCTGCGCGGGGAAGCTGCAACCACGAACTGAAAACGTTACCGCAATCACACGGTACCCGACACCGAGGAACGTCAAAGACGTTCAACGATTCCTTGGCGCTGTAAACGTCTATCGGAGGTACATCGATAAATTTACAGAAACAGCCTTACCTCTAACGAAGCTTTTGAAGAAAGGTGCTAAATGGAATTGGACGTCAGACTGTGCTGCTTCATTCCAGCGCTTCAAAGATGCTTTGGTGAAACGACCGATCTTGGCAATTCACGACCCAGCCAAGCCCTGTACGGTCTACTGTGACGCCTCCAACGAAGGTATTGGAGCAGTACTAAAACAGATAGGCGACGACAACCTTGAACATCCTGTGGCCTTTCACTCCCGCAAGCTTCACGACCACGAAAGGAACTATGCCATCACGGAACTGGAGTGCCTGGCTATAGTCGACGCTATTGACAAATGGCATTGCTACCTTCATGGACACCGTTTCCGTGTAGTGACAGACCACGCCGCACTCAAGTGGCTGAAGACCATCAAAAAACCGACAGGAAGGCTTTTCCGCTGGTCACTCAAGCTTTCTGTCTACGATATGGATATTGAACACCAGAAAGGTAGCGAAAACAACGAAGCGGACACGTTATCCAGAACACCTGTTATCAACCTTCTTCATATTGAAGACATTCGGCAAGCACAGTCCGAACtagaaaacagagagagaaatGGAACCCTTGAGCAAGGAATCACTGTTGTGCGCAAAGGGGGATTACGTAAAATCCTTGTTCCACCATCCTTGCGCAAAGAAGCGATAAAGAATGCGCACAAAAATTACGGCCATGTCGGAGTCAAAAAGACGCTCAGCCTCCTCTCTCCACAGTATTATTGGAAAAGTATTATGGCGGACGTTTCCAACTACGTTAAACACTGCGACATTTGCAAACGTTGTAaaaaatcaaagaagaaaaagtttgGCCTCCTCGAGTCACTTCCTCACGCAGCGGAACCCTTCGACCTTGTCGCAATGGACACCATTGGGGGTCTCGCAGGCTACAATTCTGCGAAGCGTTTCATTCACCTGGCAATCGACCACGCAACAAGATACGTATGGGCCTTCAGTCACAAGAGCGAAACATCGGACGCATACGTGTCATGCATCCAACAAATAATGACAGTCGGGAAACCAAACAAGTTTCTATCAGACAGAGGTACCGGATTCCTTGGCAGTAGATTCAAACGATTTTTGAAAAACAACGGCATTCATCAACTGACAACGTCCACACAACGACCACAGTGCAACGGAATGAACGAAAGAACCAATCAGACCATCATGACCAGACTAAAATGCAAAATGAATGAAAATCCTCGAACTCCATGGCCAAAACTTTTGGAACAAGTTGTGTGTGAGTACAACAACACACCCCATGAAGTTACCGGCTATTCTCCATCGTTTCTCCTCTTTGGGAAACTTCCATATCCAGACCTGATTAACAACCCGAGACCCAGCCTAGAAGAAGCACGACGGGAAGCGCTTGAGAACACAGAGAGCTACCACACCAAAAACAAGATCGCCTACGACAAAAGATTTGTGCAAGGAGAATTTTCCCCCGGCGAGCGAGTTCTTCTCGAGACAATGTGGCACCCCAATAAAGGGAAGCTCTCCCCTGTCATGGAGGGCCCTTTTACAATCCTACGGAAAGTGTCAAACGTCAATTACGAGATTGACCGAAGTGTGCTTCCCCTCAACCGCTCAACGGACATAGTGCATATTAGCAAGCTTCGACGGTACTTCGACCCCCGTAACTGCAGTTTGGCGGCAGGGGACGTGTAACATAGCCATCCCCAAAACCTCATCATCTCCACCCCACAGCTGTGTCACACGAAGGGCGACCCCTCAGTTCCAAGAAATGGGGGAGAGGACTCCTTCCAAGAACAATTTGGAGCGACGCTTCGACTGTCCCAAGCAGTCCGGACTCAGCCATCGTCCCAGCCAGTTCATTTCCGTTATAGCTTTTATCCATTGTAAATAGTAATGTAAATAAACCTGCAGTGCCCTCATCATTCAATCACTCATCATCTCACCCCTTCCACACCAAGCCACCGCCACGCGAgtgttacatatatatatatatatatatatatatatataaataacgTATTGTGGAATTCTATATCTAAACATTCGTGATTTCAcgcaaactttgcaaatttcgtgcaTTCCAGTTGCGTCAAGCCCGTCGTGCCCAGATCTTGATGTCGTGCAATCAGGGACCGTTCTGTGCAAGAGAACAGAGCATAAGTGGAAGTGCAGTGGTTCCCACGATACAGCCGTAGCCTCAATTGTCCTTCCAAGTCTTGAAGAGAATTCCCTGACTATCAGGAGTCATGGACAGAGGAGAAACACAAACGGCCGAGACGAGTCTCGTCTTGTCTGATTGTGCTTGTCCTATGTTgattagcagtgatggccagtagttaactacatgtagttaaactactagttaaactacttgattgtagttaaaaagtagttatcaactacttgcagaaatgtagtggcaactaccagttaaactactattttaagtagttaactacagtagttaggttactgaaggcgccaactacttccgattttgccgcaagctttacggcaggattgtgcttccgacttttaccttgaccTACTTGTtagatgagaacggaggtgcagagcaattgtgtcgtgcatgtgtactaaatcttcacttttaatgcttatctagtgaagcctcatttgcagTGAAATATAagtctgcaacttagtttatcgcgtaggcacagaaagaatcccgctttgtatttgacgatcgtagcaatggcttgagccaaagttta includes these proteins:
- the LOC135378729 gene encoding uncharacterized protein LOC135378729, which encodes MAVLTEATARGVPRKSARNGRSCVSFLHGTLAHELCHFALHAVYRNGGKPYHSHVMERKLNYQKIIGQIEKRKEKLDEILRLALDYDEEEEMIVRVPHILALHSISGQGIEVLRSQTPELLQFYQQYIVPDLVAHSLIASPSKDAHNIMTENIRLDKARSTEALGVVFGEPLKSLNTENVPLLVLAGREVSLLEILVHDYVKSTGLSYIFFDASQYDEILEDVLVVNKCNLVLITCDDREKNCKILKVLSEISDVVDPKVILIVREDEKAHFVEKVRTDQFFSSKYDVADVDTAHMKNITLECKDRIRKASRIRFQECNYRFELQDVIDFDNFSAFIDTSTFLGLCKTPDIVVGPTPCGLKHDVGETYVKRKLKRFTEVNEAKLHSPSDAFAFYGCSGETVSKFLPPHQRVQKSWCCGNFERFVLHNDIEQHEYMVKAYLQNNKVIHLLQYSEIPGISVKTHSKCPGRFPFMEVVYHDEDDLLQLPEKVVVVCGAPGIGKSALASRLSEELKKHAGTKRCVLHVDLPNKVESVVTETDAGYLLHLADLCGVQKTGLEFFLFQQSVQNGIPFEIFIIFDAFDEINRHWRNYILKLVEYLTTTQVSKTFIMSRTIFKTVIQDTIRTIPFELAPFSYSDNVDYMIKHWSANGMTGVSYEELRTRAELVLQPYLVAMGFPNTPLKIPMFTRIIAQLEQNSEFHEEASFRKSTNIFDIYRTFADCKYETYQKQKLQLKLNTFASAGEYAEKTTEKEFYHVLGLLAVNAIFDDELIETLTERSVLEPGGPLMRDVADGLIGHGIVDGLHDGNPTFIHRTIAEFFAAHFLFCKIKKAGSNISRLVTAVLGLYVESNYEQVVMFLDHFATESFPLHSAIIRGDTSSLTGIREEDVYELDHLDRALLHVAALHADPATLKALPVNESPIRKDKLGMTPIMYAEKLREGSVFDIICDCFSNASSDLAEEFPTAFRNATTEKSLRKSVFYEVVKANRCSPLRLLLSRLCRKRSECRQGINPDLVDVDTIRDEEGRTLLFYANTTAVLELLLPYCELLAIDKYGYTVLHYRITWHQQKSPSSLGTIAFEEVEFLILHSTADFRKSWETTHFQQTAEEVETKLVKLLLLRSLRSPAATWRSMLLQSSCQLHVINLLLPHALMCNPAVNTVFSPYSSDKSKATGGAQLDLWRPGSQLLYYSPQKICEVVQRSHDTQLEKLKVLVPYFETGDLIKYTMQFISSDILYEAKNLAVLKHVLLRFDTLFTDKDDYAALHLCARLGKVDEIKMLLPHSNLFVTDKEGGSASQLSCVASRKEVTDLFDRWMMKTKKAGQCAP